The genomic DNA aaaaaaatagttattaaaaaaaatagttagttttgtatctgagtatgatggagcgggttagtgttggtttttaactcctttcatataaaactaagttttaaaattttttgtttgtgtttgtaaaccaacccgcaaaaatatataagtgtactaatattaacctaattcccatcacattcttatgattatttttagtttaggtttAGACTcgtggataaataaaatttttcatatattattgttgtttttttagtattgttattgatatttacacagataatattattgatattactcatatgactaaatttgatgtattCACTATTTCAATTGTGcaataggatatatatatatagttgtatttaacatcataactctataaatgacacatgttttttagtcaaaaaacatatatcattttgtggaggttaaaacaatatatatatatagtataataaaatcatacattattagtttatttttatatttttttctacctattttgacatcaattgctctatccattttaacatagaaaacattatacaatttatgtataatagaaaacatgtataatggaaaacatgtataatgccaaaccaattatggaaaatcgaaattgaataaGATAAAAtactatagtttcttttttcattaaaatattttaaaacttgtaattaaaaaggaaaatagaaattgatgttgttcagatatttaggaaaatatatatttccatactAGATTCtcctaatttatttattttttaatctttttgtattaaatgttttaattacaaTAACATATGATGTAAATATTGTCCAACTTCAAACCTTTTTCTGAAAAatgctgtgaaaataataatatagatggGAAATTTGGAAATTGTTATCTTCTTGTTGGTTcactaatgaaaattatttaattatctatGATTGACCAACATAATAAGAATGGAAATTATCCtaattaaatttacaaaatataaccGTTACATATACAGTACTTCCCTTACCGTTTTATAACGTTATCGTTGATAAATATGCTTGTTGTTGTTACGATTACAAAAGAGAGAACCAAGTTAAACCGAATACACCCAGTGGAATAGGGGGGGGGNNNNNNNNNNNNNNNNNNNNNNNNNNNNNNNNNNNNNNNNNNNNATCACAGTGGATACAATAATCTATTAAACCAACACAAATCgatttttcctttatttatttatttattttattttccgtCTTCATCTGAATTTCTTCTAATTGCCGGCGATGGAAGGGAGAGATGACGGCGGAGGAAAAGTTCAGGGGTTGATAGAGAAAGCGACGAAATCAACTGCTAAAGAGGTTGACCCGAGGCTACTCAAGGCCATCAAATCTATTGTTCGCTATTCTGATTCGGAGGTCCGATTCGCTTCGCAAACCCTAATGGAGCTCATGAGACATAACCACTCTcaggttttgcttttttttttccgatccTTTCAATGATGATTTGATTGATCAACGTTTTTATTTGGTCAAATAACGAACGCGGTGGTAATTTTTCTTTGGCAGGTTCGGTATCTGACGCTTTTCATCATCGACGAGCTTTTCATGAGGTCAAAGCTCTTTAGAACTTTTATTATTGAGAACCTTGATCAGCTGTTGAGTTTGAGTGTTGGTTTTAGAAGCAATCTCCCTCTTCCTGCACCTCCCGCTGTTGCCACTATGTTGCGTTCTAAGGCTGTTGAGTTCTTGGAGAAGTGGAATTTGTCTTTTGGGTTACATTACAAGGAGCTTAGGCTTGGTTTTGATTACCTTAAGAACACCCGCAAGTTGAAGTTCCCTGATCTCCAGGCTAATGCTGCACGTGTTCAACGTGAGAGACAGGAGAGGGAGATGAAGACTAGAGAGATTTTGCGTGGCAAGTTTGATTCCTTGAGGGATAGTTTTGGACTCTTGAAGCATAAGATTGATGTAACGATTAAAGAGATCAAGGAGTGTATGGAAATTGTTCAGTGGAGAGGGGATGATGGTGTTCCCCTTGCCATCTTAGATGAGGAAGATTTTGAGGAGATCCGTTGTTCTCATCTTAGGCAAATTCGTCTTGATTCATTGAAGCAGTCAGAAAAGGTTGAAGAAACTAGTGAGAACAGAGTTGTATTCGATGTATTGAGGGAACAGTGCAAGCTTCTCGTGACAAAGCATCTGATCTCGGTTCAGGAAGGGATCTCTCTTCTCATCAGGGTTGACGTGAGTGATAACAGAACGAGAGATTCCATGTTGAAAGACTTGATCGATATCAGGAATAGCATATTGGCAGCTCAAAAGAAATGGGAAGAAGCTGGTTTTACAATTTCAAGTATGCCTggttgtcatgagaatggagaaacaaacgaggaagaagaagaagatatctgGGAGGAGGATGATGGCAAGGTCAGAACTGATTCAGTCAAAAAGGTGGCTCCTGTGACGATAAGTCAGCAGAGCAAGAATTCGTCTTTACCATCATCGAGTGACGCAAATAGGTCTACATCAGAATCTAGGTCCACTAAAAAAGTTGGAAGCAGTGGAGACTCTCTTAGGGATAAGCTAATTTCTGAAGCGCCCGTGATGAATTGGGGATCACACTTGAGTAATTGGGACTCAACTGCGGAAGTTCGATCTAATTACCGGGGTCTAGAGCTTGAGAGCCACTGGGGCAGGGTGGATCAAGATGCTGTTATTCCGGCTGAGAAAATAGCAGAACTGAATCTTCAGGTAACTGTTTATAGAGAGGAGAGAACAGAGACACCTCCATGCCGTGCTCTAAAGAAAGGTGGTCTTTGTCAGAGAAGAGATTTGCGAACTTGTCCGTTTCACGGACCCATTGTACCTCGGGATGATGAAGGGAACCCCATAATCCAGGAATCTCCAGTAGATGTGATTGAAAACCAAACGTCTTCAACTACAGGGATCAACCAGGATGTGCCTATGGATGTAACAACTTCAGACTCTGATCCTAATCAGTTAGCTAGGCAAATAGCGAAACAGGCTCTGAAGAATATCAGGGAGAAAGACAAAGAAGTGATGAGGAAAAGAGCAAAGCTTGTGAAGGTAAAGGTAAAGGAACATAATCAAGAGGTTCTGCGTGATGCTGCTATAGCCTCAACTTCTAGATCAAGTGTTATCGATGAAGAGTTTGATAGAGTTTTTGCtgcaagaaaaaacaagaaacaaaccttTTCCTCGATGCGACGTAAGAAAACATCAGCTAAAGATAGAATATCGCAGAGACTGTTTAGTAATCGGGTAAAAGGTACTACTAATCCACAACAGTTGGCTCAGGGAAATGATGAGAAGTGCCGGGAAACATCAGCTAACCAGTGGTAACAAATAACTAAAATCATTCTAGTTTTGATTCAGAAAGGCCTTAAACTTGATTGTTTGATGCAAATAGGGGAGTAAAAAAGCTAACGAAATATTTGATGAAGAATCAGATTCTTTAGTGATTTCTTTTAGCTGAGAAAAGTATGTAGAAACAAACAGTTCTTAAGTCATGTCTCAGATTCTGTGAAGTTTGTTCTCAGACAAAACTCAACAGAAAGAGAAAAGTACAATGACATGTTGTGTTACAAAAGCAATGACAGATCGATCATGAGAGCTGGATGGATCGTTGTTGttggctttttttctttttcttttatgcgTTGTGTCTCTAAGGATGATTCACTCATGAGGCCGATCACTCACGAGGACCAATTATTTATGGAATAATTTGCTTTTTTTAGATTGAGGGAGTTTgcttgagaggaagaagagtaaaATGTTCTTTTACATTATCATTGGTCTTTGAAGTGACTTTGAACCCAAGCCACATCGCATTACTTATATTTCTCTTATGATTTCATAATGTACTTAAAGCCTTTAAAGGCGTTTAAGTttatctaaagtctaaacacatttctttaagtttttattaaagtaaaaaggaagatgagtatgttttttttcattaatctttGAAGTTTATTTTAGTGG from Camelina sativa cultivar DH55 chromosome 7, Cs, whole genome shotgun sequence includes the following:
- the LOC104699703 gene encoding UV-stimulated scaffold protein A homolog, translating into MEGRDDGGGKVQGLIEKATKSTAKEVDPRLLKAIKSIVRYSDSEVRFASQTLMELMRHNHSQVRYLTLFIIDELFMRSKLFRTFIIENLDQLLSLSVGFRSNLPLPAPPAVATMLRSKAVEFLEKWNLSFGLHYKELRLGFDYLKNTRKLKFPDLQANAARVQRERQEREMKTREILRGKFDSLRDSFGLLKHKIDVTIKEIKECMEIVQWRGDDGVPLAILDEEDFEEIRCSHLRQIRLDSLKQSEKVEETSENRVVFDVLREQCKLLVTKHLISVQEGISLLIRVDVSDNRTRDSMLKDLIDIRNSILAAQKKWEEAGFTISSMPGCHENGETNEEEEEDIWEEDDGKVRTDSVKKVAPVTISQQSKNSSLPSSSDANRSTSESRSTKKVGSSGDSLRDKLISEAPVMNWGSHLSNWDSTAEVRSNYRGLELESHWGRVDQDAVIPAEKIAELNLQVTVYREERTETPPCRALKKGGLCQRRDLRTCPFHGPIVPRDDEGNPIIQESPVDVIENQTSSTTGINQDVPMDVTTSDSDPNQLARQIAKQALKNIREKDKEVMRKRAKLVKVKVKEHNQEVLRDAAIASTSRSSVIDEEFDRVFAARKNKKQTFSSMRRKKTSAKDRISQRLFSNRVKGTTNPQQLAQGNDEKCRETSANQW